Proteins encoded within one genomic window of Thermococcus sp. 21S7:
- a CDS encoding isochorismatase family protein: MKEDYFTAEFIAEMRKGYFRPRKWEKVRPFRKTAVLAVDLQRYFLTPESRAFLPSAPRFVPRLLEFYGEVEKLGVPIIFTRHFHQNDIMTRWWGGNMPKNDPLNGLLDEFLPFARTVVEKRTYNAFYGTELEGVLRKLGVETIIITGVMTHLCCETTAREAFVRGFNVVFPVDGTLTQNRHFHEATLRNLSHGFAVTPLLSEVLEWLS; encoded by the coding sequence ATGAAGGAGGACTACTTCACCGCGGAATTCATAGCCGAGATGAGGAAGGGGTATTTCAGACCGAGGAAGTGGGAGAAGGTCAGGCCGTTCCGGAAGACGGCGGTTCTGGCGGTAGACCTTCAGCGGTACTTCCTCACACCCGAGAGCAGGGCGTTCCTGCCTTCGGCGCCCCGCTTCGTTCCCAGGCTCCTGGAGTTCTACGGAGAAGTTGAAAAGCTTGGCGTCCCGATAATATTCACCCGCCACTTCCACCAAAACGACATAATGACCCGGTGGTGGGGCGGCAATATGCCAAAGAACGACCCGTTGAACGGGCTTCTCGACGAGTTCCTGCCCTTCGCGAGAACGGTGGTCGAGAAGAGGACATACAATGCCTTCTACGGAACCGAACTTGAAGGGGTTCTGAGAAAGCTCGGCGTTGAGACGATAATCATCACCGGCGTCATGACGCACCTCTGCTGTGAGACCACCGCCCGGGAGGCCTTCGTGAGGGGCTTCAACGTGGTCTTCCCCGTTGATGGGACGCTGACCCAGAACAGGCACTTCCACGAGGCGACGCTCAGAAACCTCTCCCACGGCTTCGCGGTTACGCCGCTCCTCTCGGAGGTGTTGGAATGGCTCTCGTAG
- a CDS encoding class I adenylate-forming enzyme family protein, with translation MVLIVGRTDKKRIGDLRYTLEKALETTKFWQEKLSDVDPDGVSFEDIASHVDTVRITPHDLYDVDKVWPDYIQRAQIFYTVMRTSGTTGKPKRVAYTRDDRFRTARQVEPWIRGYMDKGDRIASFFPPLPSSSGMFAFGSFEALNAKSAYYQIPIQYLLDKEMLLKEFNHIKPTALFCLTATAYNLGLILPESIKKDIQTIVVGGETLTPELARATLELFENAVIIDNFGSTEDAITGYRVITREKATKFNFEESIVVLKDNGDGYDDYKRIYITKVMREGELTGLPLFNYDIGDLARIEDGEVKNIIRIKDVVTLAGAKLHIDQVMEIVYDHPDLLDFVIIYHPLSPENPRPKAILRVAYSGKKPAGIEDEVRELIYEANNPVRYEVEESKQAELAIEAVPLEKLRADLPKRLGKTKRIYIAGRDL, from the coding sequence TTGGTCCTGATCGTTGGGAGAACAGATAAAAAAAGGATTGGCGACCTCAGGTACACCCTTGAAAAAGCCCTAGAGACGACGAAGTTCTGGCAGGAAAAATTATCGGACGTTGACCCTGATGGAGTATCCTTCGAAGACATCGCCAGCCACGTCGATACTGTAAGAATAACCCCCCATGATCTCTATGACGTTGATAAAGTATGGCCGGATTACATCCAGCGGGCCCAAATCTTCTACACTGTGATGAGGACAAGTGGGACGACCGGAAAGCCAAAGAGGGTGGCATACACGCGGGACGACCGCTTCAGAACGGCCCGACAGGTAGAGCCTTGGATTAGAGGATACATGGACAAAGGAGACAGAATAGCCTCGTTCTTCCCCCCGCTGCCGTCTTCATCTGGCATGTTCGCCTTCGGGAGCTTTGAAGCTCTCAACGCGAAGTCCGCATACTACCAGATACCGATCCAGTATCTGCTCGATAAAGAGATGCTCCTGAAGGAGTTCAACCACATCAAGCCCACGGCGCTCTTCTGCCTGACCGCCACCGCTTACAACCTCGGCCTCATTCTCCCGGAGTCCATAAAGAAGGACATTCAAACCATCGTGGTCGGAGGCGAAACCCTGACTCCAGAACTCGCGAGGGCGACCCTTGAGCTGTTCGAGAACGCGGTGATAATAGACAACTTTGGCTCAACTGAGGACGCCATAACAGGCTACCGTGTCATCACGAGAGAGAAGGCCACGAAGTTCAACTTCGAGGAGTCCATAGTCGTCCTCAAGGACAACGGCGACGGCTACGACGACTACAAGCGCATCTACATAACCAAGGTCATGAGGGAAGGCGAGCTTACCGGTCTGCCACTCTTCAACTACGACATCGGTGACCTCGCAAGGATCGAAGACGGCGAGGTCAAGAATATAATCCGTATCAAGGACGTCGTAACGCTCGCGGGAGCCAAGCTTCACATCGACCAGGTGATGGAGATAGTCTACGACCATCCTGACCTCCTCGACTTCGTGATAATCTACCACCCGCTCTCGCCCGAAAATCCCAGGCCGAAGGCAATACTGCGCGTCGCCTACAGCGGCAAAAAGCCGGCTGGAATAGAAGACGAGGTCAGAGAACTCATCTACGAGGCGAACAACCCCGTCCGCTACGAGGTGGAGGAGTCCAAACAGGCCGAGCTGGCCATCGAGGCGGTTCCGCTTGAGAAGCTCAGGGCCGACCTCCCGAAGAGGCTCGGAAAGACCAAAAGGATATACATCGCCGGCAGGGACCTCTGA
- a CDS encoding GNAT family protein produces the protein MRPIIVKGNLVSLGVLLREDMKHAWVWYNDRDVRRYLSFSEEIFFYEDELEWYEALRREKKQEKVFAILENSSHSLVGLTGLHRIDYHNGRAELGYFLAKEYWGRGYASEAVRLALEYAFDWLNLRKVYAHVFETNIASIRVLEKNGFKLAGRWRKHQYVPGEGFVDVLMYERFRA, from the coding sequence ATGAGACCGATAATCGTTAAGGGCAATCTGGTTTCCCTGGGCGTGCTCCTTCGGGAGGACATGAAGCACGCCTGGGTCTGGTACAACGACCGCGACGTCAGGCGCTACCTTTCATTCTCGGAGGAGATATTCTTCTACGAGGATGAGCTGGAGTGGTACGAGGCCCTGAGGCGGGAGAAGAAGCAGGAAAAGGTCTTCGCAATACTGGAGAACTCGTCGCACTCCCTCGTTGGCCTTACTGGGCTTCACAGGATAGACTACCACAACGGACGCGCCGAGCTGGGTTATTTTCTGGCCAAGGAGTACTGGGGCCGTGGCTACGCGAGCGAGGCCGTAAGGCTCGCCCTTGAATACGCCTTCGACTGGCTCAACCTGCGGAAGGTCTACGCCCACGTCTTCGAGACCAACATCGCCTCCATCCGGGTGCTGGAGAAAAACGGCTTCAAACTCGCCGGTCGCTGGAGGAAGCACCAGTACGTGCCTGGAGAGGGCTTCGTTGACGTGCTGATGTATGAGAGGTTCAGAGCTTAG
- a CDS encoding transcriptional regulator, which translates to MDRDRLIRTVEAILRGTGYKTARMDFKGSCFDIVASRLLLLLFVKVATNIDTVTEEQAEDLKRLSKFFKASPLIVGLKTKNAELEEGVVYERFGIYALRPETLYDVLVENELPAIFAERGGFYVRINGGLLKRLREKYGYSLNELAQLLGVSRKSLINYERGEQAVSLEVAIRLEELFDEPLAEPIDILHSTVEANLDVTPESPLEREIFERLKGLGLGVVKVKKAPFNAVSKEDEFSILTGIDETKTRSTVKRAEMVTEVSKIINSDGVFILEKTRTEVVGEVPLIPKESLEEVRDADELIEMIEELKKEIKKGLFS; encoded by the coding sequence ATGGACAGGGATAGGCTCATAAGAACCGTCGAGGCGATACTCAGGGGCACCGGGTACAAGACGGCACGGATGGACTTCAAGGGCTCGTGCTTCGACATAGTGGCGAGCAGGTTACTCCTTCTGCTCTTCGTCAAGGTGGCCACCAACATAGATACCGTCACAGAGGAGCAGGCCGAGGACCTCAAGCGGCTCTCCAAGTTCTTCAAGGCATCACCCCTGATAGTTGGGCTGAAGACGAAGAACGCCGAGCTTGAGGAGGGCGTTGTTTACGAGAGGTTTGGAATCTACGCACTCCGGCCGGAGACCCTCTACGACGTTCTCGTTGAGAACGAGCTGCCGGCGATATTCGCCGAGCGCGGTGGCTTCTACGTGAGGATAAACGGCGGACTTCTGAAGCGGCTGAGGGAGAAGTACGGCTACTCCCTGAACGAGCTGGCTCAACTTTTGGGAGTCTCACGCAAGAGCCTGATAAACTACGAGCGCGGGGAGCAGGCGGTGTCGCTTGAGGTTGCGATAAGGCTTGAGGAACTGTTCGACGAACCCCTCGCCGAGCCGATTGACATACTCCATTCAACGGTCGAGGCCAACCTCGATGTGACCCCTGAGAGTCCTCTCGAAAGGGAAATTTTTGAGCGCCTCAAGGGGCTGGGTCTTGGAGTGGTGAAGGTCAAAAAGGCGCCCTTCAACGCGGTGTCCAAGGAGGACGAGTTCAGCATCCTAACCGGGATAGACGAGACGAAAACCCGTTCAACGGTGAAGCGGGCAGAGATGGTGACGGAGGTCAGCAAGATAATCAACAGCGACGGCGTTTTCATCCTGGAGAAGACCAGAACCGAGGTTGTCGGCGAGGTTCCGCTGATACCCAAGGAGAGCCTCGAAGAAGTCAGGGACGCCGACGAACTCATAGAGATGATAGAGGAGCTCAAGAAGGAGATAAAAAAGGGGCTCTTCAGCTGA
- the tiaS gene encoding tRNA(Ile2) 2-agmatinylcytidine synthetase TiaS, which translates to MRLHIGIDDTDSPNGMCTTYLGALLYRELSRLAEPLDLPRLIRLNPNIPYKTRGNGAVAMTFEVDEEAIPEIKDTVLFYVNGLADFTHENTNPGVVFFEGEIPEDLREFSLKALREHVTIEDAERVAEDVGAEIFKFKLGRGIIGALASIGYPLERFTYELLAYREPDKWGTPRKVDAKSVFAADHWSYPFTYDNVDPYKRSVLITPHGKDPVLVGIRGIDRGKVLQTFERVEFGEPVAFYQLYKTNQNTDDHLAPKKIGELKLYDSAVVRGRVAGPYWERGRHVFFELEDETGKVRVAAFEPTKKFRNWVRKLLPGDEIIAAGGVKEHEGALTLNLEKFYPVKLVPKIEYRKPTCPKCGGTMKSKGDYLKCKRCGYKMPKKLIPVEVPRELERKIYEVPPDARKHLSKPLVLPGGEEKILEALKRLER; encoded by the coding sequence ATGAGGCTTCACATCGGAATCGACGACACCGACTCCCCCAACGGCATGTGCACCACGTACCTCGGTGCCCTCCTGTACCGCGAACTTTCCCGCCTAGCGGAGCCTCTCGACCTCCCGAGGCTTATTAGACTCAACCCGAACATTCCCTACAAGACGCGCGGGAACGGAGCGGTCGCGATGACCTTCGAGGTCGATGAGGAGGCCATCCCCGAAATCAAAGATACAGTCCTTTTCTACGTGAACGGACTCGCCGACTTCACCCACGAGAACACCAACCCCGGTGTTGTCTTCTTCGAGGGCGAAATCCCAGAGGATCTCCGCGAGTTCTCGCTTAAAGCTCTGAGGGAGCACGTTACAATCGAAGATGCTGAAAGGGTCGCGGAAGATGTCGGGGCGGAGATCTTTAAGTTCAAGCTCGGCAGGGGCATAATTGGAGCTCTCGCCTCAATCGGCTATCCCCTTGAGCGCTTCACCTACGAGCTGTTAGCTTACAGGGAGCCGGACAAGTGGGGAACGCCGAGAAAGGTCGATGCGAAGAGTGTTTTCGCCGCCGACCACTGGAGCTATCCCTTCACCTACGACAACGTTGACCCCTACAAGAGGAGCGTCCTCATAACGCCCCACGGTAAGGACCCCGTTCTGGTTGGCATCAGGGGGATTGACAGAGGAAAGGTTCTCCAGACCTTCGAGCGGGTCGAGTTTGGCGAGCCCGTTGCCTTCTACCAGCTCTACAAGACGAACCAGAACACCGACGACCACCTTGCTCCAAAGAAAATCGGCGAGCTGAAGCTCTACGACAGTGCGGTAGTCAGGGGAAGGGTTGCAGGCCCGTACTGGGAGCGCGGAAGGCACGTTTTCTTCGAGCTGGAGGACGAGACAGGGAAGGTACGCGTCGCGGCCTTCGAGCCGACGAAGAAGTTCCGGAACTGGGTCAGGAAGCTCCTGCCGGGAGACGAGATAATCGCCGCCGGTGGAGTGAAAGAGCACGAGGGCGCTCTGACGCTTAACCTCGAAAAGTTCTATCCGGTGAAGCTCGTTCCCAAAATCGAGTACCGGAAGCCCACGTGCCCGAAGTGTGGAGGAACTATGAAGAGCAAGGGCGACTACCTCAAGTGCAAGCGCTGCGGCTACAAGATGCCGAAGAAGCTAATTCCGGTTGAAGTTCCGCGCGAGCTGGAGAGGAAAATCTACGAAGTGCCGCCAGACGCGAGGAAACACCTATCGAAGCCGCTGGTTCTGCCTGGTGGGGAGGAGAAAATACTAGAGGCACTGAAGAGATTAGAGCGGTAG
- a CDS encoding NAD(P)/FAD-dependent oxidoreductase, with protein sequence MALVGIIGAGIGGIAAAVQLARYGIESVIFERDRIGGLIRNAYSVENTMFFPDGIKGERVVAILEEYVRRYNLKIVYEEVRAIRKADRRFELETTSGIHRFKYLVVATGTRPRKLPFDGIIYHVAEVPRRHYGRVLIIGGGDVAFDYALTMSEVSDEVIILMRSEPKALPYLQELVKRRSNIRTLMGQVREIKPINGKGKLLAETSAGDFEVDLVLGAIGRVPNIELVEGIEDDNLFLVGDVKNGIYRQTALAIADGIKTAMTIWRRERYGDTE encoded by the coding sequence ATGGCTCTCGTAGGGATAATCGGGGCGGGAATCGGGGGGATAGCGGCGGCGGTTCAGCTGGCGCGCTACGGGATAGAGAGCGTGATTTTCGAGCGCGACCGGATAGGTGGACTCATAAGGAACGCCTACTCCGTCGAGAACACGATGTTCTTCCCCGACGGAATCAAGGGAGAGAGAGTCGTCGCAATCCTTGAGGAGTACGTGAGGAGGTATAACCTGAAAATCGTCTACGAGGAAGTCAGGGCTATCAGAAAGGCCGATAGGCGGTTTGAACTCGAAACCACGAGTGGAATTCATCGCTTCAAGTACCTTGTGGTGGCAACGGGGACGAGGCCGAGGAAGCTCCCATTCGACGGGATAATCTACCATGTTGCCGAGGTTCCGAGGAGGCACTACGGAAGGGTTCTCATCATCGGAGGCGGCGACGTGGCCTTCGACTACGCGCTGACCATGAGCGAGGTTAGCGATGAAGTGATAATCCTCATGAGGAGCGAGCCGAAAGCTTTGCCGTACCTCCAGGAACTCGTGAAGAGGCGTTCAAACATCAGGACGCTGATGGGACAGGTTCGGGAAATAAAGCCTATAAACGGAAAGGGAAAGCTTTTAGCCGAAACCAGCGCTGGCGACTTTGAGGTCGACCTGGTGCTCGGTGCCATCGGCAGGGTGCCGAACATCGAACTGGTGGAGGGCATCGAGGACGATAACCTTTTCCTGGTCGGGGACGTTAAGAACGGGATTTACCGGCAAACGGCCCTGGCGATAGCTGACGGAATCAAAACGGCGATGACGATATGGAGGAGGGAGAGGTATGGAGATACTGAGTGA
- a CDS encoding PIN domain-containing protein, giving the protein MRTYIDANVIYNFLFTTPLTARAREILTSEDELSISPISINEAVYVSFRKLARDKHGISNIYDVKKFLKTKEGSNLIETAFFMVLDLVEDAGIDVFPDESRAEIIKEVASLYRLLPSDATILATCILHGIPRIATFDSDFEGIDVIEVVK; this is encoded by the coding sequence TTGAGGACGTACATTGACGCAAACGTCATTTACAACTTTCTCTTCACGACGCCTTTGACCGCAAGGGCGAGGGAGATACTGACTTCGGAAGATGAGCTGAGTATCTCCCCGATTTCAATCAACGAGGCAGTTTACGTCTCCTTCAGGAAGCTCGCCAGAGACAAACACGGCATTTCGAACATCTATGACGTGAAAAAGTTCCTAAAGACCAAAGAAGGTTCGAACCTAATCGAAACCGCTTTTTTCATGGTCTTGGACCTCGTAGAGGATGCAGGGATTGATGTATTCCCTGATGAGAGCAGGGCGGAGATAATAAAAGAGGTTGCCTCGCTCTATAGGCTCCTCCCCAGCGATGCTACAATCCTCGCAACCTGCATACTGCATGGGATTCCAAGGATAGCAACTTTTGACTCTGACTTCGAAGGTATCGACGTGATTGAGGTCGTTAAATAG
- a CDS encoding deoxyhypusine synthase — translation MTEPKNIVLKESQEVEGLPIEGPWPDEVSSIEEVLNYYERIGFQATHLGRAIEIWRKVEEKRSKGEEVRVFLGYTSNIISSGLREIIAWLVKEGKIDVIVTTAGGIEEDFIKALKPFLLGDWQVNDALMREKGINRIGNIFVPNDRYIEFEKYMIPFFERILEMEKERGKPLTASEFIHEVGRYMDEKLGKEKERSVIYWAYKRNVPIFCPAITDGSIGDMLYFFKEERGDRELVVDIANDIVKLNNLAVTAKETASIILGGSLPKHAIINANLFRGGTDYAIYVTTAIPWDGSLSGAPPSEGVSWGKIRAKADYVEIWADATLVFPLLVWKVMRG, via the coding sequence ATGACCGAGCCGAAGAATATAGTGCTTAAGGAGAGCCAGGAGGTCGAGGGCCTTCCAATCGAGGGCCCCTGGCCCGACGAGGTTTCGAGCATTGAAGAGGTTCTCAACTACTACGAGCGCATAGGCTTTCAGGCGACGCACCTCGGAAGGGCGATAGAAATCTGGCGAAAGGTCGAGGAGAAGCGCTCCAAGGGGGAGGAGGTTAGAGTTTTCCTCGGCTACACATCCAACATAATCTCCTCCGGCCTGCGCGAGATAATCGCGTGGCTAGTCAAAGAGGGCAAGATTGACGTCATCGTCACGACCGCCGGCGGAATCGAGGAGGACTTCATAAAAGCTCTCAAGCCCTTCCTCCTCGGCGACTGGCAGGTGAACGATGCCCTGATGCGCGAGAAGGGCATCAACAGAATTGGCAACATCTTCGTGCCCAACGACAGGTATATTGAATTCGAGAAGTACATGATTCCCTTTTTCGAGCGGATCCTTGAGATGGAGAAGGAGCGCGGAAAGCCGCTGACGGCGAGCGAGTTCATCCACGAGGTGGGCCGCTACATGGACGAGAAGCTCGGAAAGGAGAAGGAGCGCTCGGTTATCTACTGGGCCTACAAGCGGAACGTCCCGATTTTCTGCCCCGCCATAACCGACGGCTCGATAGGCGACATGCTCTACTTCTTCAAGGAGGAGCGCGGTGACAGGGAGCTCGTCGTAGACATCGCCAACGACATCGTGAAGCTCAACAACTTAGCCGTTACCGCCAAAGAGACGGCCTCGATAATCCTCGGTGGCTCACTGCCGAAGCACGCGATAATCAACGCCAACCTCTTCCGCGGCGGAACCGACTACGCGATTTACGTGACGACGGCAATTCCATGGGACGGCTCTCTGAGCGGCGCGCCGCCGAGCGAGGGCGTAAGCTGGGGCAAGATAAGAGCTAAGGCGGATTACGTAGAGATATGGGCCGATGCTACGCTAGTCTTCCCGTTGCTGGTGTGGAAGGTGATGAGGGGATAG
- a CDS encoding SDR family oxidoreductase, translating into MPVEIDLNGLGVIVTASSRGIGFNVARELLRRNARVVISSRSEENLKKALDELSSYGEAYSVRTNLFDQRDLENLVKESWELLGGVDALVWNAGNVRCEPCFLHEASYIDWIEASALHTVAPGYLTTLLVQTWLEKKMKGALIYLNSVSIKEPMPPLVLADVTRAGLVQLAKSVSRTYGKHGIRAYSVLLGSFDTPGARENLKAVAEARGEPFEETWEREVLGRTPLHRTGRWSELGSLVAFLLSEEAEYMLGSTVVIDGAMTRGIDI; encoded by the coding sequence ATGCCGGTGGAGATAGACCTGAACGGCCTCGGCGTCATCGTCACTGCATCATCCCGCGGCATAGGGTTCAACGTTGCAAGGGAGCTTTTGAGGAGGAACGCGAGGGTTGTTATAAGCTCGCGAAGCGAGGAAAACCTGAAGAAAGCCCTGGATGAGCTCTCAAGCTACGGTGAGGCCTATTCCGTTAGAACCAACCTTTTTGACCAGCGCGACCTTGAGAACCTCGTGAAGGAAAGCTGGGAGCTCCTTGGAGGGGTTGATGCCCTCGTCTGGAACGCGGGAAACGTCCGGTGCGAGCCCTGTTTTCTCCACGAGGCAAGCTATATAGACTGGATTGAGGCTTCCGCCCTTCATACGGTCGCGCCCGGCTATCTGACAACGCTCCTAGTCCAGACGTGGCTTGAGAAAAAGATGAAGGGTGCCCTCATCTATCTTAACTCGGTCTCGATAAAGGAGCCGATGCCGCCGCTGGTTCTGGCGGACGTCACGAGGGCAGGGCTGGTCCAGCTGGCGAAGAGCGTTTCGAGGACCTATGGAAAGCACGGAATAAGGGCCTACAGTGTTCTGCTCGGCAGCTTTGATACACCCGGCGCGAGGGAGAACCTCAAGGCAGTTGCCGAGGCGAGGGGAGAACCCTTCGAGGAGACCTGGGAGCGAGAGGTACTCGGAAGAACGCCCCTCCACAGAACCGGAAGGTGGAGCGAACTCGGCTCGCTCGTGGCGTTCCTCCTGAGCGAGGAAGCGGAGTACATGCTTGGCTCGACGGTTGTCATAGACGGAGCGATGACGAGGGGGATAGACATTTAA
- a CDS encoding DUF835 domain-containing protein: MDGIQALVFAEAVMVLIADLMAAGWIFRIYLRNRRKSALAFSIAWIFDFLAILSTTITNPIVQMIGIVLLPAFSAFIFYGAVKFLEEESITVRHRTLAILAIMPVAFMAYIVGVYLYTEDAVWTITSAATLGITGVFVIAGGLLLKETEEIYKSAVRYLYISVILFGLHLVPAALFGITEWYKAVGFTISTILIVSMVVAMVKLTSSESFTPQKGKVTAPVDLKPGVMIVNGKEYQAIKEKLKDRPVLAFVRDVTQVPDGWQYYFVTTIPFQGTFKDTIDPTNLTRMTELSYKYLDGLARVGDRGVVIIDCLEYLAVYNPWESLLKFLSKLRDFVVVNNGTLILVAEKTSFEPRQYAQLRKLME, from the coding sequence TTGGATGGCATCCAGGCACTCGTGTTTGCTGAGGCAGTAATGGTCCTGATCGCGGACCTCATGGCCGCTGGATGGATATTCCGTATATACCTCCGCAACAGAAGAAAATCCGCCTTGGCCTTCTCCATAGCGTGGATCTTTGATTTTCTGGCCATTCTCTCTACCACCATTACAAACCCCATCGTGCAGATGATTGGCATCGTGCTACTGCCTGCGTTCTCCGCCTTTATATTCTACGGCGCGGTGAAGTTTCTTGAGGAAGAATCAATCACCGTTAGACACAGAACCCTGGCCATTCTGGCGATAATGCCTGTGGCGTTTATGGCGTACATAGTTGGCGTGTATCTGTATACTGAAGACGCCGTGTGGACCATAACAAGTGCCGCCACTCTGGGTATAACTGGTGTGTTTGTTATAGCGGGAGGACTTCTGCTGAAGGAGACGGAGGAGATTTACAAGAGCGCCGTGAGGTATCTGTACATAAGTGTCATACTCTTTGGCCTTCACCTGGTCCCCGCTGCGCTCTTTGGCATCACCGAGTGGTACAAGGCGGTGGGCTTTACCATCTCTACGATACTGATAGTTAGCATGGTAGTGGCCATGGTAAAGCTTACATCCTCCGAGTCATTTACACCACAGAAAGGAAAGGTCACCGCTCCAGTTGATCTGAAGCCTGGCGTTATGATCGTTAACGGGAAGGAGTATCAGGCGATTAAGGAGAAGCTCAAGGATAGGCCGGTTCTGGCATTCGTCCGGGACGTTACCCAAGTTCCGGACGGGTGGCAGTACTACTTCGTGACCACTATACCGTTCCAAGGAACCTTCAAGGATACGATAGATCCCACAAACCTAACTAGGATGACCGAGCTTTCTTACAAGTATCTCGATGGACTGGCTAGGGTGGGAGACCGCGGGGTAGTCATAATAGACTGCCTTGAGTATCTGGCGGTTTATAATCCCTGGGAGAGCCTGCTGAAATTCCTCTCCAAGCTCCGGGACTTTGTGGTCGTTAACAACGGAACCCTTATCCTCGTCGCTGAGAAGACAAGCTTTGAGCCAAGACAGTACGCCCAGCTCAGGAAACTCATGGAGTGA
- a CDS encoding HD domain-containing protein, which yields MDGKIIHDGIHGSMKLTGIILDLVKTPEFQRLRNIRQLGLAYLVYPGANHSRFEHSLGAWHLAKRLSQEVGLDENESMLLQVGALLHDIGHGPFSHTFESIYKHYVKEHDHMHLGRDMVLGKVDITESENGGRIPEIIEGYDYDFTPKDVADLIRGKHEKHYLGHMLHGDVDVDQLDYLVRDAHYTGVAHGIIDLERLLKVLKIHDGELVVDEKGIEAVEGMMVARSLMYSRVYFHHTVKIAEGMLTRALEFALEEGYLWDFWRMTDCRVLVELEDLEGFPAEMVRRIKYRELYKAAVLASADELTGEEKRELLTAYRNVKRRQEIERTLADMVGAREGEVILEFSIADLMLSEPRLKATEINVLLGNGELQPLTKVTPLANALKRRQTPRWAVLIAAPKEYVPKVREVWRKVIFS from the coding sequence ATGGATGGGAAGATTATTCACGATGGGATTCATGGAAGCATGAAGCTCACCGGCATTATCCTCGACCTCGTCAAGACCCCGGAGTTCCAGAGGCTCAGGAACATAAGACAGCTCGGTTTGGCCTACCTCGTCTATCCCGGTGCCAACCACAGCAGGTTCGAGCACTCCCTCGGCGCGTGGCACCTCGCCAAGAGGCTCTCGCAGGAGGTCGGCCTGGATGAGAACGAGAGCATGCTCCTGCAGGTGGGAGCGCTCCTCCACGACATCGGCCACGGGCCCTTCAGCCACACCTTCGAGAGCATATACAAGCACTACGTCAAGGAGCACGACCACATGCACCTCGGCCGGGATATGGTGCTTGGAAAGGTGGACATAACCGAGAGCGAGAACGGAGGAAGGATTCCAGAGATAATCGAGGGCTACGATTACGACTTCACGCCCAAGGACGTCGCCGACCTCATACGCGGGAAGCACGAAAAGCATTACCTCGGCCACATGCTGCACGGCGACGTTGACGTTGACCAGCTCGACTACCTCGTGAGGGACGCCCACTACACCGGCGTTGCCCACGGTATAATAGACCTTGAGAGGCTGCTTAAGGTTCTTAAGATTCACGATGGGGAACTCGTCGTTGACGAGAAGGGCATAGAGGCCGTCGAGGGCATGATGGTGGCGAGATCGCTGATGTACTCGCGCGTCTACTTCCACCACACGGTCAAGATAGCCGAGGGCATGCTGACCAGGGCTTTGGAGTTCGCCCTGGAGGAGGGCTACCTCTGGGATTTCTGGCGCATGACCGACTGTAGGGTTCTGGTCGAGCTGGAGGACCTTGAGGGCTTCCCGGCAGAGATGGTGAGGCGCATAAAGTACCGCGAGCTTTACAAGGCCGCCGTTCTCGCAAGCGCGGACGAGCTGACGGGTGAGGAGAAGAGGGAACTGCTGACGGCATACCGTAACGTGAAGCGGAGGCAGGAGATAGAGAGAACCCTCGCGGACATGGTCGGCGCGAGGGAGGGGGAGGTCATCCTTGAGTTCAGCATAGCAGACCTCATGCTCAGCGAGCCGAGGCTCAAGGCAACGGAGATAAACGTCCTCCTGGGCAACGGGGAGCTTCAACCGCTGACGAAGGTAACTCCGCTCGCCAACGCCCTCAAGAGACGCCAGACGCCGCGCTGGGCGGTCCTCATAGCGGCACCGAAGGAATACGTCCCGAAGGTAAGGGAGGTCTGGAGAAAAGTCATCTTCAGCTGA